From Pan paniscus chromosome 6, NHGRI_mPanPan1-v2.0_pri, whole genome shotgun sequence, one genomic window encodes:
- the LOC100986253 gene encoding uncharacterized protein LOC100986253, with translation MNELRKKQLHKFNERKGGVLTHTLLRSRRHFPPPPDRCCASAAARFPTLQPEPRAPPGPKREALAGTCGDGSCNVRKARLRPRPQCPGADSLRQPAGASGQQGGRTGSTGRSGPGGGWNLKVPSHLLPVLGPGTLEEPGWKLQKIPGWRKQPRARVAAAGVSERDEPPETELRPRPAPSSPHAAPPARLFRWRPSVLAVRVTSGCVGARKKEPKRSEGMCPRAPKLAVELELKPQLQSLCSELPGCSSQNTLWQYFHNENK, from the exons ATGAATGAGTTGCGAAAAAAGCAACTACACAAATTCaatgagagaaagggaggagtcCTGACTCATACT CTCCTCCGAAGCCGCCGCCATTTTCCGCCCCCGCCGGATCGCTGCTGTGCCTCGGCAGCCGCTCGCTTCCCTACTCTGCAGCCTGAGCCACGGGCTCCGCCCGGCCCTAAGAGGGAGGCCCTGGCCGGAACGTGCGGGGACGGCAGCTGCAACGTCAGGAAGGCCAGGCTCCGACCCCGCCCGCAGTGCCCCGGCGCCGACAGCTTGCGCCAGCCGGCGGGAGCTAGCGGGCAGCAAGGGGGCCGGACAGGCTCCACTGGGCGGAGCGGCCCGGGCGGCGGTTGGAACCTGAAGGTTCCATCGCACTTACTTCCTGTTTTGGGTCCGGGCACTTTGGAAGAACCAGGATGGAAGCTCCAAAAAATACCAGGATGGAGGAAGCAGCCACGGGCGAGAGTGGCTGCAGCTGGAGTGAGCGAGCGCGACGAGCCACCGGAAACGGAGCTGCGGCCGCGCCCCGCCCCCAGCTCCCCGCACGCTGCCCCTCCCGCTCGTCTGTTCCGCTGGCGGCCCAGCGTGCTGGCTGTACGCGTCACTTCCGGCTGTGTCGGCGCGCGAAAAAAG GAACCAAAGAGAAGTGAAGGAATGTGTCCAAGGGCTCCCAAGTTGGCGGTGGAATTAGAATTGAAGCCTCAGCTCCAAAGCCTGTGTTCTGAACTACCCGGTTGCAGTTCACAAAATACACTTTGGCAGTACTTTCATAACGAAAACAAATGA